Part of the Gramella sp. Hel_I_59 genome, CACTATAAAACCATAGCCATATCCTGAAAACTGGATAATCACCGCTTTTACAGCCAATAATCCAATATATAGACTTTTATTTCGTATCGCTGCATCCACAGCAATAATTAGGAAATAAATAAGATAACAGCCTGTAAAGAAACTAAAACCCGCATATAAAAAGATGATAGAGAGTATGAGTCCTATCATGAATAATGAAGGAAACCAATAAGTGATCTTCGCAGATCCAGGATGCCATTTGTTCAAAACTGGCCGCACCATCCCGAACTTCTTAACTTGTACAAAAAACTTTTTCCAGTCTATTCGTCGTTTATGAAATACCCGCGCCTTCGGGATCAAACAACTTTTAACCCCCGATTTCTCTAACCTCAGGCTCAAATCTGGATCTTCTCCGGGATGTATTCTACCAAATCCATCACTGATTTCAAATGCCTTCTTGCTTAAGCCCATATTGAAACTGCGGGGCTGGAATTCATCTACAGCTTTCTTTCCTCCGCGTATTCCACCAGTGGTAAACAAAGATGTCATACTGTAATCTATAGCCTTCTGAGTGTTCGAAAAGGATTCATGAGCAGCATCTGGCCCTCCAAAACAATCGTAAAAACTGGAAGATAAAAATTGATGAACCTCTTCGAGATAATCTTCAGGCATCAGCACGTCTGAATCCAGAATTAGGAAATATGGAGCCTGGGCTTTTCTCATTCCATAATTCCTGCTATCGCCTGGCCCTGAGTTTTCTTTGTTGTAATAACTTAAAAATAATCGATCCTGAAACTCTGCAACAACAGCTTCCGAAGAATTTGTAGAGCCATCTTCAACGATCACCACTTCAAATGGAACCGGCGCACGCATCTTTAGCATGCTCTGCAATAACTCCCTGATCTCGTCAGGTCTGTTATAAACAGGGATCACAAATGAATATTCTGGCTGCATCTTGATTATTTAAAATAGAACTGCCGGAAGCCGAACATAATGTTCAGGTTCCGGCAGTTTATGTATGGACTTTAATTATTCTGAATCTTCAACGAAATTTTCCATGACCTCCTGGCTAACTCCCGTATTCGAGAATCCACCATCATGATATAGATTTTGAAGAGTTACCTTTTTAGTAAGATCTGAGAATAAAGTCAGGGTGTAATCTGCACACTCCAAAGCGGTGGCATTTCCAAGTGGAGACATTTTTTCTGCAAATGCAATAAAACCATCGAAGCCTTTAACTCCAGTTCCTGCTGTAGTTGGCGTTGGAGATTGAGAAATGGTATTCACTCTCACTTTTTTATCCTTTCCGAAGAAATAACCGAAACTACGCGCAATAGACTCCAGATATGCCTTGTTATCTGCCATATCGTTATAGTCCGGGAATACACGTTGTGCCGCCATATAACTTAGCGCTACGATGCTTCCCCACTCGTTCATGGCATCTTTCTTATACAATACCTGCATGGTTTTATGGAAAGAAACTGCAGAAACATCCCAACCTTTGGTCGTGAAGTCGTAGTTCATATCTGTATAATGTTTTCCTTTACGAACATTCACAGACATCCCGATAGAATGAAGAACGAAGTCGATCTTCCCTCCAAGGATCTCCATGGACTTCTCTACTAGGTTTTCAAGATCTTCTACTTTGGTAGCATCTGCAGGAATGATCTCAGAACCGGTTTTTTCAGCCAGTTGTTTAATACTTCCCATTCTCATTGCGATTGGAGCATTCGTTAGCACAAAAGTTCCACCTTCTTCGTGAACTCTTTCCGCTGTTTTCCAGGCAATTGAATTTTCGTCCAATGCACCAAATATGATTCCTCTTTTACCTTTTAGCAGGTTATATGACATGTGATTTAATTTTTGTGGTTGTTAAGCCTGTAAATATAGCAAAGTTGAAATAAATCCCCCGCCTTTTAAGCTTCAGATGATATGGTATCAATTCAACAGGGCTTTTGCATGTGCACGTGCAGAATCACTTCCGCTAGTACCTCCAAGCATCATCGCCAGTTCATCGATTCTTTGATCCTGTTCCAGTTTTACGATCTTAGTTTGAGTTGCAACCTCGCTGTCTTCTTTAAATATCTTAAAATGTGAACTTCCCTTACCGGCTATTTGTGGTAAATGGGTGATCGCGATCACCTGCATATTAGCACCCATTCTCGCTAGAATCTCACCCATTTTATGGGCAATATCACCAGAAACACCAGTATCAATTTCATCAAATATGATCGTTGGTAGTTTACTTTGTGCTGCAAGTATGCTTTTCACTGCCAGCATGATTCTGGAAAGTTCTCCACCTGATGCTGCTTTCTTGATCTCTTTAAAACTACCACCTTTATTCGCCGCCAGGAACCATTCGAGCTTATCACTCCCATTACTCAGGAATTCTGGTGTAGTACTAAGTTCTATGTTGAGCCTTGCATTCGGCATTCCCAGGTCTTTAAGTATGATTTCCGTTTGCTCTATAAATGCCGGGGTAATTTTTAAACGATTCTTATGTAGTTTTTCTGCAGTTGCAGATATAATGGTGAATTGCTTTTTGATCGCTTTCTCAGCTTCTTCCAAAGCGGCTTCCGCATTTTCTGTTACTGAAACTTTCTGCTGAAGATCTTCAGCTATTTGCAGTAGTTCTTCTACACTTTCAGCATTATGCTTTTTTTGTAAATTATAGATCACCTGCAATTGCTGATTCACCTTTTCCAGCTCTTCAGGATTTGCTTCCACAGCTTCCAGTGCATCTGTCATTTCTGCTTCAAGATCGTCTAATTCTATGATCGCGCTTTGTAGTCTTTCATGAAAATCATCATAGATTCCAGAGAATTTGGCGATTCTTGAAATATGGGATCGAGCCGACTTTAATGTCTCCAGGCTCCCTATTTCTTCCTGCTGAATTGAGCTTAAAGCAGCGCTAAGATTTTCAGTAAGTTCCTCTACATTGTTTAAAGCCTCATATCTTTCTTCAAGATCTTCCAGCATTCCTGATTTTAAACCTGCTTCTTGCAGTTCATTCAGAAGAAAAAGATTGTAATCGTATTCTTTCGATGCTTGCGCCTGTTCTTCTTTAAGCTCTTCAAATCTCTTCTGAAATTTACGATACTCCTTTAATTCGGCTTTATACTGAAGTATACTTGCTTCATTTTTCGCGATCGTATCAATGACATTAAATTGATAATCGACATTTCCCAGACTTAGGGTCTCATGCTGACTATGAATATCGATAAGGGAAGTTCCCAGCTTCTGCAAAGAAGTAATCTTTACCGGTGTATCGTTGATAAACGCACGGGATTTCCCGGAAGGTAAAATTTCACGCCGAATGATACTGGTTTGCTCATAATCCAGATCCTCTTTTTCAAAGAATTGCTGTAACTCATAATCTTTGATACTAAAATGACCTTCGATAACGCATTTCTTCTCAGTATTTCTAATACTACTGAAGTCTGCGCGATCTCCCAGCAACAACCCAAGTGCACCAAGCATGATAGATTTACCGGCACCGGTTTCCCCGGTTATGATCGTAAAACCAGATTGAAGATCCATCGTGATATCTTCAATAAGCGCGTAATTCTTTATGGAAAGAGATGTAAGCAATTCGGTTAAAATTTGTGCTAAATATACGAGAGAAAATACTCGTAATCAACCAAAATTCCTACTGAATATTTCGCCAGCTACGGGCATACCTGGCTGCGATATTATTCAGTGTTTGGATAAGTTCATTCTTCGCAGGATAAGCCGGCCCTCCGGTATAGACAGAAGCAATCTCATCTGCCTTGGAGTCAAAGAAAGCACGAAGCAACAAAGAGTTATTTCTGCGATTGTTCATCACTTCCAGCTTATTCAAAGATTCGGCAATTGCAGTTTTCCCGGCCATTAAATCAGCGTGCATGACATCGAGACCTAACCTGTGATAATCGTAAAGTGCTTCCCGGTATTCTGCATAGGTGTTCGCTAGTAAATCTGCATTCAGCCTGAAACGCGAACGTTGACCGTCTGAGCCTCTCCAGCCTTGGGAGTTTCCCTGCTGGGCAGTTGTAACGATCCTGTTGGCTTCCTCGAAGAAAGCTGTTCCACCTTCTGGAGCAAAGGTATCTGCATCAAGTCCAAGAATGGTATATACGTAAAAGGAAATTACAGAAACCAGATTATTAGTGTAAGTATTCTGACTATAATTTAAAGGCTGATACTCCCGGTAACTAAAACTGAATTGTTCGTCATTAAAATTAAAAACCGGAGTGATCATACTGGTTCCATAAACCGGTCTGGAAGATTGGATCTGGATAGTGCCATTAAAGCTCTCTCCTTCAAAACTATTAATCGTAATGAACATGCTACAATTAATACGTTCATGATCCTGTAAGCGTCTGTCTGTCCAGGTAGTCTGGTTAATAAACTCATTCAGCGATCTTTCCAGCGTCTTAAATACAGAAAGATTGGCCTGCCCTGTTTGCTCTGCGTTCACCACTACCTCGCAACTTAATTGCTGTGCAATTCCCGAATAGGAAATTATGGTGAACAGTACTAGAAAGGCAATTCTACGCATGATACATTTTAATTATTTCTGTAATGATATCCTGAGCAACTTCGGTTTTACTTTTAAGGTCAAATTCCAGTTTTCTATCTGGATAAATGATCCTGATCTTATTGGTATCTCCTTTAAAACCTGCACCGGTATCCTGAAGGGAATTTAAGACAATAAAATCTAGATTTTTCTTTTCCAGCTTTTTTCTTGCATTCTCTTCCTCATTATTGGTCTCTAAAGCGAAACCTACCAACTTCTGATCTTTCTTAATAGCTCCCAGAGAAGCAAGAATATCTTCAGTTTTGGTTAATTCCAGGTTTAGGGAAGGATCGTTCTTTTTGATCTTTTGATCTGCAACTGTCTTAGGCCTGTAATCGGCTACAGCTGCCGCAGCAATAAAAACATCGGTGTTTTCAAACTCCGCATGAGCAGCTTCGTACATATCCCTGGTACTTACAACTCTTTTAAGTTCAATATTAGCATGCGAGATATCAAGATGTGTAGGACCTGCAATTAATACAACATCAGCGCCAGCTTCTGCCGCCTTTAAAGCAATTGCGAAGCCCATTTTGCCACTGGAATGATTTCCAATAAATCGTACAGGGTCTATGGCTTCATAAGTTGGTCCTGCAGTAATTACAATTTTCTTGTTCCGAAGTGGAAGATCTTTAGACAGATGATCTTCAATAAAGCTAATGATCTCTTCTGGCTCTGCCATTCTACCTTTTCCTGAAAGTCCGCTAGCCAGTTCGCCCGTTCCTGCAGGAATCATGATATTTCCATATTCCTGTAGCGTTTCAAAACTTTTGGCAGTAGATGGATGTTTATACATGTCAAGATCCATTGCCGGAGCAAAGAAAACTTCACATTTAGCTGAAAGATAAGTAGCAAGCAATATGTTATCGCTGTTCCCCGAAGCCATTTTAGAGAGAGTGCTCGCTGTGGCTGGGGCTAAAAGCATGAAATCGGCCCAAAGGCCGAGTTCCACGTGGTTGTTCCATTGTTCATTCTCATCCTCTTCACTAGTAAACGAAGAATAGACTTCATTCTTGGAAAGAGTTGAAAGTGTAAGCGGAGTGATAAATTCTTTTGCAGCCTGGGTCATAACAACCCTCACCTCTGCACCAGACTTCACAAATAGCCGTACCAGTGAAGCAGTTTTGTAGGCAGCAATACCTCCGGTAATGCCGAGTAAAACTTTTTTGCCTTGAAGTACAGACATATCAGTTAACCGATTCTATTCTTCGGTTTCCATAGTGTTTCTCCAGTAGATCTTGTCATCAAGCCACTCCTGGATCGCAAGTGATTGCGGTTTTGGTAGTTTTTCGTAGAATTTTGAAACCTCGATCTGCTCTTTGTTTTCAAAAATCTCGTCAAGAGAATCGTTATAAGTGGCGAACTCATCAAGCTTTTCTAGAAGCTCTTTTTTGATCTCACCATTAATCTGTCCAGCTCTTTTCGCTACGATAGATATCGCCTCGTAAATGTTTCCGGTAGGTGCATCTACTTCATTTTTGTTGATAGTAGTTGTGTTAACCGGGGCATCAATTTTTTTAAAATCCATCATTCCTTTATTAAAAATTCTCTAACCTTTTATCAATTTCCATCATGGAAGTCTCAGAGTCCTGAGTAAACTCTCCTTCTGGATAGTATTTATTGTAGGAATTATAAAATTCCCTGGCATTTTCAAGTCTTTCCTGCATCAAAACTTCAAAACTATTGATCGCCAGCTGGTAAGCTGAATCGTATCGATAGTAATATGCAGCTTCTCTAAACGGAGATCCAGGATATTCTGCAATGAAGTTATTGAAAGAGGCGATTGCCGCCTTATAATATCTGGTCTTGTGATACTGCTTTGCGATCTCGTATGCTTTCTTCTCCAGCTTCACTCGCAACTCTGTCGCGTAATCATTTGCTGAATCTACAAATTCTCCTTCCGGATACTTATTTAGATAAACCTGAAGTTCTTCGATCGCTTTTCTGGTATCGGTTTGGTCCAGGTTAAAGCGCGGAGAACGATTGTAATAGCTAACCGCCGATTTATACTCGGCCTCTTCTACCTTCTGGCTATTTGGATACAATTGTACAAAACGTTCAAAATTGAAAGGCGCATTATAATAATCACCTAATTGGTAATACGTATCTCCAAGAATGTAAACAAGGCGTTCACCCTGAGGTTTTCCTCGATACTCCGGCTCGATCTGCTCCAATAATCGCAAAGCCTTACGTAGCTTTCCATTATCGTCTTCTTCTTTACCTTCGGTATATAATTCCTCTGCAGCCGTATATTTAGGCGCAGTTTCCTCATTTTTAAGCAATGACTGATATTCACTACAAGATATAGTGACCATCAACAGGCCTAGAGCGAGAATTCCTTTTTTCATGATACGTAAAAACATCTGGCAAAAATACATTTTTTGTTAGTATAAAAAAAACTTTCCTAATCTACTCAAATAACCCTGTTTACGGGCATTTATTGTATCAGGAAAGTCTTTTAAAATTTATTTTTACTTCAGTTTAGACTAGAAACTTTCAACGAAGGCTGAAATTCTAGTATATAGACCATCGGTCGCTTCTACTAAAGGTAGTCGCAAATTATTTTTAACCAGAGATCTTTTATGTAGCATAGCTTTGATTCCAGCTGGATTGCCTTCAGCAAAGATCATGTCAATGGAAGGTGCTATGCGGTAATGTAATTTGTAAGCTTCTCTAACTTCTCCTTTTAATCCCAGACGTACCATTTCTGAAAATTCTTTAGGCAAGCCCTGACCAATTACCGAGATCACACCTTTCCCGCCAGCCAGTGTCATTGGTAAGGTGATCATATCATCTCCTGAAATAACAAGGAAATCTTCAGGAACAAGTGAGATCAATTTCATAGCCTGCACCATATCTCCAGCGGCTTCTTTTACACCAATGACATTTTTAAAATCTCTGGCGATCCTGTTGATGGTTTCCGGCAGGATGTTACTTGCAGTTCTACCCGGTACATTGTATAGAATAACCGGTAGTGGTGAAGCTTCAGCTACTGCCTTAAAATGACGGTAAATTCCTTCCTGTGTCGGTTTGTTGTAAAATGGAGATACTGATAGTATTGCATCAAAACCTTCCAGATCTTCTGAGATAAGTTCTTCAACGAGCCCCGCCGTATCATTACCTCCCATTCCAAGTACTAAAGGTAGTTTACCCTGGTTTGCCTCTTTGATCACAGTTTTTACAAGCTCCTTTTCTTTCTTACTAAGGGTTGCACTCTCTGCAGTGGTCCCTAGAACCACCAGGTATTCGATCCCATTTTCTATCTGATCCTTCACTAATGCTGAAAGAGCGTTTGTATCTACACTAAGATCATCATTAAAAGGAGTAACCAGCGCTACTCCGGTACCAATAAAAGCTTCCATTACTTTTTATTTTTTAATATTTTATAATACCTGATCAATTCTGCTTCAAGAAGAGAAGGATCATTTTCAAAAATTTCTACATCCAGGATCGAAAAAGGATCCGGGGATTTACCAATCAAAAATGTTGCCCCAGATCTTAAAGCCACATAATTTGAAAGCAAAGTTTCTTCGCCGCTTATAACGATCGCTGATCCAAATTCATATTCCAAAAGCGCCAGCAGATCCTTGTTTTTAATTTCGCCATCAAGACCTAAGTCTTTAAAACTAACTTGCCACAGATCTTTATCATCTAAATCACGAACACTTCCGCAGATCACAACATCAAAAGCATTTGCAGGCAGACCTAAACTTTTCCAAAGATTCTGAAGATTCTTATAGACTTCAAAATTATCTTCAGAAATAACCAGCAATACCCGGTTTGAAGTATTCGTAGCAAATTGCCTCTTCTTCTTCAGTTTATCAATGGCTTTCTTTAGCTGAACCGATTTTATTTTATTCGTGATCATTCAATGATTTCGGAGGGCAAATGTAAATAATTTCTATAAGCAAACTATGTCTTGAGGTGGCTTCCGAAGACAAGATTCTGCAGATTAAACAGCTTTCTATAATTTGTAAAATTTTAAACCAATGATGCAAAGCCTGAAAAGCTATTTTCCATGGCAGAAGAAAAGAAAGCAAGGAATAATGATGGATAGGTTTACACGCACTCTTTGAGTAAAGTCATAACTTAAGAATGAAGGTCTTGGAAATTCAACAGCACTAACTACGAACCAAATCTTTATAATTTTTCGCTTATAAATAACCTGAACACATGACTCACCGGCTAATCTTGTTATATTTGAAAAGTAATGCGAAATGGAATGAAACACCTTACCACGATCATATTTGCTTCAGTACTAATGCTGAGCTCCTGTAAAACTGAATTCAAACATTTAGAGCAGGTAGATGGAAAAAGAATTGCTGTGGACAATAG contains:
- a CDS encoding SDR family oxidoreductase translates to MSYNLLKGKRGIIFGALDENSIAWKTAERVHEEGGTFVLTNAPIAMRMGSIKQLAEKTGSEIIPADATKVEDLENLVEKSMEILGGKIDFVLHSIGMSVNVRKGKHYTDMNYDFTTKGWDVSAVSFHKTMQVLYKKDAMNEWGSIVALSYMAAQRVFPDYNDMADNKAYLESIARSFGYFFGKDKKVRVNTISQSPTPTTAGTGVKGFDGFIAFAEKMSPLGNATALECADYTLTLFSDLTKKVTLQNLYHDGGFSNTGVSQEVMENFVEDSE
- a CDS encoding DNA-directed RNA polymerase subunit omega, which encodes MDFKKIDAPVNTTTINKNEVDAPTGNIYEAISIVAKRAGQINGEIKKELLEKLDEFATYNDSLDEIFENKEQIEVSKFYEKLPKPQSLAIQEWLDDKIYWRNTMETEE
- the recN gene encoding DNA repair protein RecN yields the protein MLTSLSIKNYALIEDITMDLQSGFTIITGETGAGKSIMLGALGLLLGDRADFSSIRNTEKKCVIEGHFSIKDYELQQFFEKEDLDYEQTSIIRREILPSGKSRAFINDTPVKITSLQKLGTSLIDIHSQHETLSLGNVDYQFNVIDTIAKNEASILQYKAELKEYRKFQKRFEELKEEQAQASKEYDYNLFLLNELQEAGLKSGMLEDLEERYEALNNVEELTENLSAALSSIQQEEIGSLETLKSARSHISRIAKFSGIYDDFHERLQSAIIELDDLEAEMTDALEAVEANPEELEKVNQQLQVIYNLQKKHNAESVEELLQIAEDLQQKVSVTENAEAALEEAEKAIKKQFTIISATAEKLHKNRLKITPAFIEQTEIILKDLGMPNARLNIELSTTPEFLSNGSDKLEWFLAANKGGSFKEIKKAASGGELSRIMLAVKSILAAQSKLPTIIFDEIDTGVSGDIAHKMGEILARMGANMQVIAITHLPQIAGKGSSHFKIFKEDSEVATQTKIVKLEQDQRIDELAMMLGGTSGSDSARAHAKALLN
- a CDS encoding glycosyltransferase; this encodes MQPEYSFVIPVYNRPDEIRELLQSMLKMRAPVPFEVVIVEDGSTNSSEAVVAEFQDRLFLSYYNKENSGPGDSRNYGMRKAQAPYFLILDSDVLMPEDYLEEVHQFLSSSFYDCFGGPDAAHESFSNTQKAIDYSMTSLFTTGGIRGGKKAVDEFQPRSFNMGLSKKAFEISDGFGRIHPGEDPDLSLRLEKSGVKSCLIPKARVFHKRRIDWKKFFVQVKKFGMVRPVLNKWHPGSAKITYWFPSLFMIGLILSIIFLYAGFSFFTGCYLIYFLIIAVDAAIRNKSLYIGLLAVKAVIIQFSGYGYGFIVSNFHINIQKQEPEEAFPQLFFKKHGNQE
- a CDS encoding DUF4835 family protein, with amino-acid sequence MRRIAFLVLFTIISYSGIAQQLSCEVVVNAEQTGQANLSVFKTLERSLNEFINQTTWTDRRLQDHERINCSMFITINSFEGESFNGTIQIQSSRPVYGTSMITPVFNFNDEQFSFSYREYQPLNYSQNTYTNNLVSVISFYVYTILGLDADTFAPEGGTAFFEEANRIVTTAQQGNSQGWRGSDGQRSRFRLNADLLANTYAEYREALYDYHRLGLDVMHADLMAGKTAIAESLNKLEVMNNRRNNSLLLRAFFDSKADEIASVYTGGPAYPAKNELIQTLNNIAARYARSWRNIQ
- the coaBC gene encoding bifunctional phosphopantothenoylcysteine decarboxylase/phosphopantothenate--cysteine ligase CoaBC gives rise to the protein MSVLQGKKVLLGITGGIAAYKTASLVRLFVKSGAEVRVVMTQAAKEFITPLTLSTLSKNEVYSSFTSEEDENEQWNNHVELGLWADFMLLAPATASTLSKMASGNSDNILLATYLSAKCEVFFAPAMDLDMYKHPSTAKSFETLQEYGNIMIPAGTGELASGLSGKGRMAEPEEIISFIEDHLSKDLPLRNKKIVITAGPTYEAIDPVRFIGNHSSGKMGFAIALKAAEAGADVVLIAGPTHLDISHANIELKRVVSTRDMYEAAHAEFENTDVFIAAAAVADYRPKTVADQKIKKNDPSLNLELTKTEDILASLGAIKKDQKLVGFALETNNEEENARKKLEKKNLDFIVLNSLQDTGAGFKGDTNKIRIIYPDRKLEFDLKSKTEVAQDIITEIIKMYHA
- the dapA gene encoding 4-hydroxy-tetrahydrodipicolinate synthase; the encoded protein is MEAFIGTGVALVTPFNDDLSVDTNALSALVKDQIENGIEYLVVLGTTAESATLSKKEKELVKTVIKEANQGKLPLVLGMGGNDTAGLVEELISEDLEGFDAILSVSPFYNKPTQEGIYRHFKAVAEASPLPVILYNVPGRTASNILPETINRIARDFKNVIGVKEAAGDMVQAMKLISLVPEDFLVISGDDMITLPMTLAGGKGVISVIGQGLPKEFSEMVRLGLKGEVREAYKLHYRIAPSIDMIFAEGNPAGIKAMLHKRSLVKNNLRLPLVEATDGLYTRISAFVESF
- the bamD gene encoding outer membrane protein assembly factor BamD encodes the protein MKKGILALGLLMVTISCSEYQSLLKNEETAPKYTAAEELYTEGKEEDDNGKLRKALRLLEQIEPEYRGKPQGERLVYILGDTYYQLGDYYNAPFNFERFVQLYPNSQKVEEAEYKSAVSYYNRSPRFNLDQTDTRKAIEELQVYLNKYPEGEFVDSANDYATELRVKLEKKAYEIAKQYHKTRYYKAAIASFNNFIAEYPGSPFREAAYYYRYDSAYQLAINSFEVLMQERLENAREFYNSYNKYYPEGEFTQDSETSMMEIDKRLENF